CTCGGCGGCGCGCACGTCGTCGGCGGACTTCCCCGTTTCGGCCATGCGCGCGTCGAGCCCCACGTGCTGCTCCTTCACGGTGAAGCGGCCGCGGATGCGTCGTGACTCGCGGATGTAGGCCGCCTTCGCAAGGCCGTCGGCGGTGCCGGTCACGTCGCCGCGCAGGCGCAGACCGCGCCAGCCCGTTCCACCATCGGCGCGGGGGGCCTCGGTCTGCATCCAGTAGAGCATCGAGAGGCTGAGCTGGCGAGCTCCTTCGTAGTGCTTGACCTGTTCCTCCGGGGTCACGCCGATGACGTTGCCGGGGATGTAGTCGATCTGGGGCCAGTTCACCAGCACGATGTCGCTCTCGTAGGCGCCGTCGACGAAGCTGGCGCGGTCGGCGATGCGGCGGAAGGTCCATAGATCCATGGGGCCGCGCTCCGGCTTCGGGTTCACCGGGTCGAACGTGCGTACCACCGGGTCGAGGGTGATGGGATGCGTGGCCGAGAAGCTGAGCAGGTTGCTGCCCCACGGTGGCGTGAGCGCCGGATCGTAGTCGCGCCAGAAGCTGTAGTCTCGCGGGCGCTCGATGGTGTGATCGCCGTGGGGGTCATGGTCGATGACGAAGCACCAGCTGATGGCCTGCATGTTGTCGGGCCTGGCCACCGCTGGGGCGTGGGGCTCGCCGGTCTCGGCATGCGACTCGGCGCCCGTGACGTGCTCGATGCCCGCCAGGGGCAGCAGGTCGCCGAGCTCGGTGGCGTCGACGACATAGCGCGCGCGCACGGTGACGCGCTCTCCATCGGGCGAGTGCCCCAGGGCGAGCGGTGGCGCGCCGCCGCGATGGCGCAACGTCACCGCGCGGACGTGGTCGCCGTCGATCTCGGCTGATTCCGGCGCGTGCTCGAGCAGCAGGGTGAGGCGCCGCCCTGCCTGATAGGGGCGAAGGAACGACTCGAGCACCGAGAGCGAGACCCGGGGCTCGTGACAGATGGCTGACACGAAGCCGTTCCCCGGGTTGAGATGCTGCACCGCCCGCGCCTTTGCCGACAGGGGATAGAAGCGCTTGTAGTGCACCCGGATCTCGTCTCGCAGACGCCGATAGGAGCGGGTGCAGCCCGTCTGCTCGATCCACGGGTGCTCGTCCGGGGGCACGGCCTGCGATGTGAGCTGTCCGCCGATCCAGTCGGTCGGCTCGCTCATCACCACGCGATGTCCGCGGCGGAGGGCGGCCCACGCCGCGGCGCAGGCCCCCACGCCGCCTCCCACCACCAGCACGTCGGTCTCCAGCTCGCGATGCGCCACCTTGTCGCTCCTTTGCCGTGGCCGCGCCTTGGGCCACACGAGAATCGTGTCGTCGCGCCAGCGCAGGCCGCAGGTCGGACGGACGGCGGTCGCGCGGCGCAGGTTGGTCGGCGGATTGGCCTCGGGCTTCGAAATCCCTGCCAGGGCGCCCCGCGAGACGAAGGGGTCACGACGACCTGCTCCGCACGGGGGTCGCAGACGCAGGGACTCTGACGGCCCGCGGGAAAACGACCCTCATGGGTCGCGTTGTCTTGTTGTGGGGAGCGCCCGCCGCGGGCAAGACCAGCGTTGCGCGCGCGGTGGTGGCGTCGTGCGCGCGCGCCGACGTGACCGTGCTCCATCTCTCCTCCGACGCGGTGCGCGCCGCGCTTCACGCGGGGCCGTACCTGCGCGCGCTGCAGGGCGTGGTGTACGATGGCCTCCAGGCCATGCTCGAGAGCGCCATGGCCGCGGGGCTCACCGTGCTGCTCGATGCCAACTACCTCGACGCTGGGCGACGCGGGCGCGTGCGCGCGGCTGTCGCTTCTCGTGGAGGATCGCTGCTCTCGGTGCAGGTCGCATGCTCTGTCGGCTCCCGACGGGCCCGCAATGACGCGCGACCGCTGACCCAGCAGGTGCCGGCAGACTACATCGAAGACGCCCACGGTCGGGCAGAGGCCCAGCAGGGTGATGCCGACGTCGTGGTTGACACTGACACCTGCACGGCCGACGAGGCTGCGCGGCGCATCACGCGCTGGTTCCTCGAGGGCCAGGTCTCTCTGCCAGGAGATTCAAGCCGCGCCGCCATATAGAACCCTCTTCCCCCACGGCGCGCGCGCCAGCCGCCCCATTCTCTTCCCGAGTCGAGGACATCACGCATGAAGACGGTCGCCATGCTGCTCGCGGGAGGCGCCGGAACGCGCCTCTCGGTGCTCACCGAGACACGCGCCAAGCCCGCCGTCCCCTTTGCCGGCAAGTTCCGCATCATCGACTTCACGCTCAGCAACTGCGTGAACAGCGGCATCAACACCGTGGG
The sequence above is a segment of the Pseudomonadota bacterium genome. Coding sequences within it:
- a CDS encoding FAD-dependent oxidoreductase gives rise to the protein METDVLVVGGGVGACAAAWAALRRGHRVVMSEPTDWIGGQLTSQAVPPDEHPWIEQTGCTRSYRRLRDEIRVHYKRFYPLSAKARAVQHLNPGNGFVSAICHEPRVSLSVLESFLRPYQAGRRLTLLLEHAPESAEIDGDHVRAVTLRHRGGAPPLALGHSPDGERVTVRARYVVDATELGDLLPLAGIEHVTGAESHAETGEPHAPAVARPDNMQAISWCFVIDHDPHGDHTIERPRDYSFWRDYDPALTPPWGSNLLSFSATHPITLDPVVRTFDPVNPKPERGPMDLWTFRRIADRASFVDGAYESDIVLVNWPQIDYIPGNVIGVTPEEQVKHYEGARQLSLSMLYWMQTEAPRADGGTGWRGLRLRGDVTGTADGLAKAAYIRESRRIRGRFTVKEQHVGLDARMAETGKSADDVRAAE